In a genomic window of Bradyrhizobium ontarionense:
- a CDS encoding threonine aldolase family protein gives MSYTPPPRDPKAPPVRVNLLSDTQTRPTPAMREAMARAEVGDEQSGDDPTVHELCGRVAALLGKEAAVFMPSGTMCNVAATLVHCRPGDEILAHETAHIISREGGAHAALGGFQVTQLKGPDGQFTPQTFRAALHPRSRYQPPQTVVSVEQTANIGGGTIWKKTALDEIVQIAKAQGMATHMDGARLLNATVATGIPAAEMTAGWDSAWIDFSKGLGAPIGGALAGSAAFIDEVWRWKQRLGGSMRQAGIVAAACIYALDHHVDRLAEDHANARALARGLSQIQGVEVQEPETNLVFFKPDGAGVSGDKMVGELRKRGVLLAMMDGRIRACTHLDVSAGMIEETVGHVREIVRTA, from the coding sequence ATGTCTTACACCCCGCCCCCGCGTGATCCCAAGGCGCCGCCCGTGCGCGTCAATCTGTTGTCGGACACCCAGACCCGTCCGACGCCAGCGATGCGCGAGGCGATGGCGCGGGCAGAGGTCGGCGACGAGCAGAGCGGCGACGATCCGACCGTGCATGAGCTGTGCGGCCGCGTCGCCGCGCTGCTCGGCAAGGAAGCCGCGGTGTTCATGCCGTCGGGCACGATGTGCAACGTCGCGGCGACCTTGGTGCATTGCCGGCCGGGCGATGAGATCCTGGCGCACGAGACCGCGCACATCATCTCGCGCGAGGGCGGCGCGCATGCCGCGCTCGGCGGCTTCCAGGTCACCCAGCTGAAGGGTCCCGACGGCCAGTTCACGCCGCAGACATTCCGCGCGGCGCTGCATCCGCGCTCGCGCTACCAGCCGCCGCAGACCGTGGTGAGCGTCGAGCAGACCGCCAATATCGGAGGTGGCACGATCTGGAAGAAGACCGCGCTCGACGAGATCGTGCAGATTGCGAAAGCCCAGGGCATGGCGACGCACATGGATGGCGCGCGGCTGCTCAATGCGACGGTGGCTACCGGCATTCCGGCCGCAGAGATGACCGCGGGCTGGGATTCGGCCTGGATCGATTTCTCCAAGGGACTGGGCGCACCGATCGGCGGCGCGCTCGCCGGCAGCGCCGCCTTCATCGACGAGGTCTGGCGCTGGAAGCAGCGGCTGGGCGGATCGATGCGCCAGGCCGGAATCGTCGCGGCCGCCTGCATCTACGCGCTCGATCATCACGTCGATCGGCTGGCCGAGGACCACGCCAATGCACGGGCGCTGGCGCGCGGGCTGTCGCAGATCCAGGGCGTCGAGGTGCAGGAGCCAGAGACCAATCTCGTGTTCTTCAAGCCCGACGGCGCCGGCGTCAGCGGCGACAAGATGGTCGGCGAATTACGCAAGCGCGGCGTGCTGCTCGCAATGATGGACGGCCGCATCCGCGCCTGCACCCATCTCGACGTCAGCGCAGGAATGATCGAGGAGACGGTCGGCCATGTCAGGGAGATCGTGCGCACGGCATGA
- the egtB gene encoding ergothioneine biosynthesis protein EgtB: protein MTSSASATAQLPTTDALRTWSGPLPGSLIERFLAVRDETERRAAPLSPEDQVIQSMPDASPAKWHRAHTTWFFEQFVLGEHCQEYPPFHPDYAFLFNSYYVSAGPRHTRGERGLITRPGAADIAAYRQHVDAAMVKFLGGADAATFEAVAPLLEVGLNHEQQHQELMLTDILHAFAQNPIAPAYDPSWSFPVRSGTGDDWISLPEGIHTVGHAGDGYHFDNERPAHRALVGPVQIARNLVTNADWLAFMDDGGYRTATLWLMDGFATATRDGWQAPGHWYKVEGEWRMMTLGGLRSIDPNAPVCHISYYEADAFARWRGKHLPTEMEWEIAARGNQLNDAFGIVWQWTRSAYSPYPGYRAVEGALGEYNGKFMVNQLVLRGSSLATPAGHSRFSYRNFFYPHHRWQFTGLRLADYA from the coding sequence GTGACCAGTTCAGCCTCCGCCACAGCTCAGCTCCCCACCACAGATGCGCTACGGACCTGGTCTGGTCCCCTCCCCGGGAGCCTGATCGAGCGGTTTTTGGCAGTCCGGGACGAGACGGAACGCCGTGCGGCGCCGTTGAGCCCGGAGGATCAGGTCATCCAGTCCATGCCGGATGCAAGCCCGGCCAAGTGGCACCGCGCTCACACGACCTGGTTCTTCGAGCAGTTCGTGTTGGGCGAGCACTGCCAGGAATACCCGCCCTTCCATCCCGACTATGCGTTCCTGTTCAATTCCTATTACGTGAGCGCGGGCCCGCGTCACACCCGTGGCGAGCGCGGCCTGATCACCCGTCCGGGGGCCGCGGACATCGCGGCCTACCGGCAGCATGTCGACGCAGCCATGGTCAAATTCCTGGGCGGCGCCGACGCGGCGACATTCGAGGCCGTGGCGCCGCTGCTGGAGGTGGGCCTGAACCATGAGCAGCAGCATCAGGAGCTGATGCTGACCGATATCCTGCATGCGTTCGCGCAGAACCCGATCGCCCCGGCCTACGATCCATCCTGGAGCTTTCCAGTCCGGTCCGGCACGGGCGACGATTGGATCAGCCTCCCCGAAGGCATCCACACCGTCGGCCACGCCGGGGACGGCTATCATTTCGACAATGAGAGGCCGGCCCACCGGGCCCTCGTCGGGCCGGTCCAGATCGCGCGCAACCTCGTGACCAATGCCGATTGGCTCGCCTTCATGGACGACGGCGGCTACCGGACGGCTACGCTCTGGCTCATGGACGGCTTCGCCACAGCCACGCGCGACGGCTGGCAGGCCCCCGGCCACTGGTACAAGGTCGAGGGCGAGTGGCGCATGATGACGCTCGGCGGATTGCGCTCCATCGACCCGAACGCCCCCGTTTGCCACATCAGCTACTACGAAGCCGATGCGTTCGCGCGCTGGCGCGGCAAGCACCTGCCCACCGAGATGGAATGGGAGATCGCGGCGCGCGGCAATCAGCTCAACGACGCCTTCGGCATCGTCTGGCAATGGACCCGCAGCGCCTATAGCCCGTATCCCGGCTACCGCGCCGTGGAAGGGGCGCTCGGCGAGTACAACGGCAAGTTCATGGTCAACCAGCTGGTGCTGCGCGGGTCATCGCTCGCGACCCCTGCCGGCCACAGCCGTTTCAGCTACCGCAACTTCTTCTATCCGCATCATCGCTGGCAATTCACGGGGCTCCGGCTCGCTGACTACGCCTGA
- a CDS encoding low temperature requirement protein A, which translates to MAAGTSSGALFRVLEPNQHGRVTSVELFFDLVFVYAVTQISHFLLSRFTLPGALETGLLFLAVWWVWVYTAWVTNWLDPEKTPVRLLLFGLMLAGLVLSMAMPRAFEDRGLWFASAYAAMQVGRTLFWVLVTPAPRREARANATRILCWLSASAVFWLLGAFAEGEQRLMLWGAAIAIEYASPSVRFWIPGLGASTLEDWTIEGGHMAERCAGFILIALGESIVMTGATFADIDWTAASVAAFVCAFVGCVAMWGIYFNRGAEAGSALISHSNESGRVARSAYTYLHMPIVAGIILTAVSDEIVLKHPLGHSDPNTVATTIGGPFVFLLGAILFKREIRGFLQLSHGVAMLALIGLGWFATELSPLVLSALTSALLAIVALWEALSLRSKPEPHASATSA; encoded by the coding sequence ATGGCGGCCGGGACTTCGAGCGGTGCGCTCTTCCGGGTGCTGGAGCCGAACCAGCATGGCCGGGTCACGTCCGTCGAGCTGTTCTTCGATCTCGTCTTCGTCTACGCCGTAACGCAGATTTCCCATTTTCTGCTCAGTCGTTTCACGCTCCCCGGAGCGCTGGAAACCGGACTCCTGTTTCTCGCGGTGTGGTGGGTCTGGGTGTACACCGCCTGGGTCACCAACTGGCTCGATCCCGAGAAAACCCCCGTTCGCCTGCTGTTGTTCGGCCTGATGTTGGCCGGTCTCGTGCTGTCGATGGCCATGCCCCGGGCGTTCGAGGATCGGGGATTGTGGTTCGCCAGCGCTTACGCCGCGATGCAGGTCGGCCGGACGCTGTTCTGGGTTCTGGTGACACCCGCGCCGCGCCGCGAGGCGCGGGCAAATGCTACCCGTATCCTGTGCTGGCTGAGCGCGTCCGCAGTGTTCTGGCTGCTGGGCGCCTTTGCCGAGGGCGAGCAGCGGCTGATGCTCTGGGGGGCTGCCATCGCCATCGAATATGCCTCGCCGTCGGTTCGGTTCTGGATCCCTGGCCTTGGCGCCTCGACGTTGGAGGACTGGACCATCGAGGGCGGCCACATGGCGGAACGCTGCGCCGGCTTCATCCTCATCGCGCTGGGCGAGTCGATCGTCATGACCGGGGCGACGTTTGCTGACATCGATTGGACCGCGGCCAGCGTCGCCGCCTTCGTCTGCGCGTTCGTCGGCTGCGTGGCCATGTGGGGAATCTATTTCAACCGCGGAGCCGAGGCCGGCTCCGCGTTGATCTCGCATTCAAACGAATCCGGGCGCGTCGCCCGTTCCGCATACACTTATCTCCACATGCCGATCGTGGCCGGCATCATCCTGACGGCGGTTTCCGACGAGATTGTCCTCAAGCACCCGCTGGGTCACTCAGACCCGAACACGGTGGCAACGACGATCGGCGGTCCGTTCGTCTTCCTGCTCGGGGCCATCCTGTTCAAGCGTGAGATCCGGGGCTTCCTGCAGTTGTCCCACGGCGTCGCCATGCTGGCGCTGATCGGGCTCGGATGGTTCGCAACCGAGCTGTCGCCCTTGGTTCTCTCCGCGTTGACCAGCGCGCTGCTGGCGATCGTCGCGCTGTGGGAGGCGCTCTCGCTCCGGTCGAAGCCGGAGCCTCATGCCTCCGCGACCAGCGCCTGA
- the egtD gene encoding L-histidine N(alpha)-methyltransferase, translating into MNVYAPALANAHLPDETTSAFASDAVAGLTQHPKLLPPKYFYDAKGSDLFEQITRLPEYYPTRTELGILRDRGAEIAKIIPDDAALIEFGAGATTKVRLLLESCRFAAYVPVDISGDFLTEQADSLRRDFPDLAVHPVIADFTTTFKLPDAIHGKPKVGFFPGSTIGNFEPHEACRFLRSAREILGAGALMVVGVDLEKEERILHDAYNDGAGVTARFNLNLLVRINRELGGNFDLSGFVHRAIYNREQHRIEMHLIARKPQTVRLLGTTVSFRAGESIHTENSYKYSIERFGALARGSGWRVRTVWTDAAKMFSVQALVAEA; encoded by the coding sequence ATGAACGTGTACGCGCCCGCCCTGGCCAACGCCCATCTTCCGGACGAGACGACGTCGGCCTTCGCGAGTGATGCGGTTGCAGGTCTCACGCAGCACCCCAAGCTGCTGCCGCCGAAATATTTCTATGACGCGAAGGGGTCGGACCTGTTCGAGCAGATCACGCGCTTGCCGGAGTACTATCCGACGCGCACCGAGCTCGGCATCCTCAGGGATCGCGGGGCCGAGATCGCCAAGATCATTCCCGACGACGCCGCGTTGATCGAGTTTGGCGCCGGTGCGACCACCAAGGTGCGGCTGCTGCTGGAAAGCTGCCGCTTTGCGGCCTATGTTCCGGTCGATATCTCCGGAGACTTTCTGACGGAGCAGGCCGACAGCCTGCGCCGGGATTTCCCCGACCTCGCCGTGCACCCGGTCATCGCCGACTTCACCACGACGTTCAAATTGCCCGATGCCATTCATGGCAAGCCGAAGGTCGGCTTCTTTCCGGGATCGACCATCGGCAATTTCGAGCCGCATGAGGCCTGCCGCTTCCTCCGCTCCGCGCGCGAGATTCTGGGGGCCGGAGCACTGATGGTCGTCGGCGTCGACCTCGAAAAGGAAGAGCGCATCCTGCATGACGCCTACAACGACGGAGCCGGCGTGACCGCGCGCTTCAACCTCAATCTGCTGGTGCGGATCAACCGGGAGCTGGGCGGCAATTTCGACCTGTCGGGCTTCGTCCATCGAGCGATCTACAATCGCGAGCAGCACCGCATCGAGATGCATCTGATCGCGCGGAAGCCGCAGACGGTTCGTCTGCTGGGCACCACCGTCTCGTTCCGCGCCGGCGAGAGCATTCACACCGAGAACAGCTACAAATACAGCATCGAGCGGTTCGGAGCGCTGGCCCGGGGTTCGGGCTGGAGGGTCCGGACGGTCTGGACGGATGCTGCGAAAATGTTCTCCGTTCAGGCGCTGGTCGCGGAGGCATGA
- a CDS encoding O-acetyl-ADP-ribose deacetylase: protein MSYPVRTIGATRFEIIVADITRLSVDAIVNAANSSLLGGGGVDGAIHRAAGPDLVMECRMLHGCKTGEAKITKGYRLPARHVIHTVGPVWQSGDRGEPDLLASCYRRSIELCHTHLLDSVAFPAISTGIFRFPADRAASIAVTTSIEAISEETSLAQIVFCCFSEQSAELHDQALSEAMVSRARSGSAR from the coding sequence CTGAGCTATCCGGTCCGCACCATCGGCGCGACCCGTTTCGAGATCATCGTCGCCGACATCACCAGGCTCAGCGTTGACGCCATCGTCAACGCCGCCAATTCCTCGTTGCTCGGCGGTGGTGGCGTCGACGGTGCGATCCACCGCGCCGCGGGGCCTGATCTCGTGATGGAGTGCCGCATGCTCCATGGCTGCAAGACCGGCGAGGCCAAGATCACGAAGGGCTACCGGCTGCCGGCCCGGCACGTGATCCACACGGTCGGCCCGGTCTGGCAGAGCGGCGACCGCGGCGAGCCGGACCTGCTGGCCTCGTGCTACCGCCGCTCGATCGAGCTGTGTCACACGCATCTCCTGGACTCCGTCGCGTTTCCCGCGATATCGACCGGCATCTTTCGCTTTCCCGCCGATCGTGCCGCGTCGATTGCGGTCACGACGTCGATCGAGGCGATCAGCGAGGAAACGTCGCTCGCCCAGATCGTGTTCTGCTGTTTCTCGGAGCAGAGCGCCGAGCTGCATGATCAGGCGCTGAGCGAGGCCATGGTGAGCCGCGCTCGCTCGGGTTCGGCGAGGTGA
- the grxD gene encoding Grx4 family monothiol glutaredoxin, giving the protein MSIEQFIDNEVKSNDVVLFMKGTPQFPQCGFSGQVVQILDHVGIGYKGLNVLESAELRDGIKTYSNWPTIPQLYVKGEFVGGCDIVREMFQSGELQQLFTDKGVPVGTAASA; this is encoded by the coding sequence ATGAGCATTGAGCAATTCATTGACAACGAAGTGAAGTCGAACGACGTCGTCCTGTTCATGAAGGGAACGCCGCAGTTTCCGCAATGCGGATTCTCGGGACAGGTCGTGCAGATCCTCGATCACGTCGGCATCGGCTACAAGGGCCTCAACGTGCTCGAGTCCGCCGAGCTCCGCGACGGCATCAAGACCTACTCGAATTGGCCGACGATCCCGCAGCTCTACGTGAAGGGCGAATTCGTCGGCGGTTGCGACATCGTGCGCGAGATGTTCCAGAGCGGCGAACTGCAGCAGCTGTTCACCGACAAGGGCGTCCCGGTCGGCACGGCAGCGTCTGCCTGA
- a CDS encoding BolA family protein, whose amino-acid sequence MPMDARDIEQMIKAAIPDAQVTIRDLAGDGDHYAATVISESFRGKSRVQQHQLVYQSLRGQMGDVLHALALQTGVPDQH is encoded by the coding sequence ATGCCCATGGATGCCCGCGATATCGAGCAGATGATCAAGGCCGCCATTCCCGACGCCCAGGTGACGATTCGCGATCTCGCCGGCGACGGTGACCACTATGCCGCGACCGTGATCTCCGAATCCTTCCGCGGCAAGTCCCGCGTGCAGCAGCATCAGCTCGTCTATCAGTCGCTGCGTGGCCAGATGGGCGACGTGCTGCACGCGCTCGCCCTTCAGACCGGAGTGCCTGACCAGCACTGA
- a CDS encoding serine hydrolase domain-containing protein, with product MQQLVSRRTVLGVLLAAPMLPALARAGGPSPRDLDRPRLDTVSDYFRNEVSAGNIPGAVVLVQQHGRPALLQSFGYRDPATRAAMTEDAIFRVYSMSKPVTSVAAMMLVDDGRLGLDDPLSKYIPSFADVKVGDTRLVRPITILDLLRHTSGITYGFYGETAVRRLYANAHLFDGDIDNATFVERLAGLPLAEQPGTLWDYGHSTDVLGRVIEVVSGRSLYEFERERLLGPLGMRETAFFLADQSQRGRVAEPSPRDWFDRPIAGLDDPLRPKRWESGGAGMISTISDYARFAQMLLNGGELEGRHYLKPETIALMTRDHVVGVGILRDDLYFPGADSGFGLGFSVRLAEKSLVPSGEYGWDGVGGTFFFIDPADDLFVIVMMQAPSQRGRIARELRQLVYGALAP from the coding sequence ATGCAGCAACTGGTTTCTCGACGCACCGTGCTCGGTGTGCTCCTCGCGGCGCCCATGCTGCCGGCCCTGGCCCGCGCAGGCGGACCGTCGCCGCGCGATCTCGACCGGCCGCGCCTCGACACCGTCTCCGACTATTTCCGCAACGAGGTCTCCGCCGGCAACATTCCCGGCGCGGTCGTGCTTGTCCAGCAGCACGGCCGTCCGGCCCTGCTGCAGAGCTTCGGCTATCGCGACCCCGCGACCCGCGCGGCGATGACGGAGGACGCGATCTTCCGCGTCTACTCGATGTCGAAGCCGGTCACCTCGGTGGCCGCGATGATGCTGGTCGACGACGGCAGGCTGGGGCTCGATGATCCCCTGTCGAAATACATTCCCAGCTTTGCTGATGTGAAGGTCGGCGATACTCGGCTTGTGCGTCCGATCACCATTCTCGACCTGCTGCGCCACACCTCGGGCATCACCTACGGCTTCTACGGCGAGACGGCCGTCCGCAGGCTCTATGCCAATGCGCATCTGTTCGACGGCGACATCGACAACGCGACCTTTGTCGAACGCCTCGCCGGGCTGCCGCTGGCCGAGCAGCCGGGCACGTTGTGGGACTACGGCCACTCGACCGACGTGCTCGGCCGCGTGATCGAGGTCGTCTCGGGCCGCTCGCTCTATGAGTTCGAGAGAGAACGGCTGCTGGGTCCGCTCGGCATGCGCGAGACCGCTTTCTTTCTCGCCGACCAGAGCCAGCGCGGCCGCGTCGCCGAGCCGTCGCCGCGCGACTGGTTCGATCGGCCGATCGCGGGCCTCGACGATCCTCTTCGGCCCAAACGCTGGGAGTCGGGCGGGGCCGGCATGATCAGCACCATCTCCGACTACGCGCGGTTCGCGCAGATGCTGTTGAACGGCGGCGAGCTCGAGGGCCGCCATTATCTGAAGCCTGAGACGATCGCGCTGATGACGCGGGACCATGTCGTGGGGGTGGGGATTCTCCGTGACGACCTCTATTTTCCAGGCGCCGACAGCGGCTTCGGCTTGGGCTTTTCCGTCCGCCTCGCGGAGAAGTCGCTGGTGCCATCAGGCGAGTATGGCTGGGATGGCGTCGGCGGGACGTTCTTCTTCATCGATCCCGCCGATGACCTGTTCGTCATCGTCATGATGCAGGCCCCCTCGCAGCGCGGCCGCATCGCGCGCGAGCTGCGGCAGCTGGTCTATGGGGCACTCGCGCCGTAA